AGCAGAGCGCGCTCTGGAAGGTCATCGTCGTCAGTTGGCTGATCGCGTTCGTCGAGTACTGCTTTCAGGTTCCGGCGAACCGCTACGGTCATGGTCAGTTCACCGCCGCTCAGCTCAAGACGATGCAGGAAGCGATCACGCTCGTCGTGTTCGCCGCGTTCTCGGCGATCTACCTCGGCGAGGCGCTTCGTTGGAACCACGCCGTAGCGTTCGCCATGATCGTCGGGGCGGTCTTCTTCATGTTCCACCGGTGGTAGCCGCGTCGGCGCATGCCGCCTGGAAGCGGTGAGCCATTCGGAGAGAGAGGAGCATCGCGTGTCCAGTCCAGAAGTATCCACGCTCTGCGCCGCATTCGCCCGGTCCTCTCAACGCCACGCGGGCAGGGAGTTCCTGCGATACCACGACGGAAACGCGTGGCAGTCGGTCACAT
This sequence is a window from Candidatus Poribacteria bacterium. Protein-coding genes within it:
- a CDS encoding DMT family protein, with protein sequence MRTVILLAISNVFMTAAWYGHLRFKQSALWKVIVVSWLIAFVEYCFQVPANRYGHGQFTAAQLKTMQEAITLVVFAAFSAIYLGEALRWNHAVAFAMIVGAVFFMFHRW